The Pecten maximus chromosome 17, xPecMax1.1, whole genome shotgun sequence DNA segment CTGATACAGCTCTGtaacattaaataattaatCGCTTGTTAAATTGGCAATATCAATGAAATCTAGGTAACAAAGATAGTATGGTTTTGTTTGGGCGACATAAACATTTATGTGTTGCCTTGACGTCATTATTTTGTTACTAACGCTTgacatttatcattatatagTGTACACAGTGTAAACTCGACAACGTCATGGGTCACGGGGTCAGAGAAATCTTGATCTGGTGAAACGGGAGAAAAAATCTGGGAATGATGAGAGAAAAATCTGTGAATAATGGGAGAAAAGTCCGTCTTAAAAACATAACACgaacaaaatgtataaatatcaaTGTTGCAACAACCAGTTACCCGAATTGCTACATGGATATCTTGTCATCGAGCTCTTCCGTTAGCCATTTGGTCCAGTATATCGGTGGAATATCCTGCTGTAATCAATACGAGCATTATATAGAACCGTATATGTCGTGTCTGATGGTATATACATATCGAATGAcgtatatatcaattatttttctGTTATATAAACAATCACTTCATTTATGTTCTTAGTAATGCGGTTTAACTATCGTCAAACTGATTATATTCTAAATCTAAAATACTGCGGTCagaacaaaaaaataatgacatgTTGTCATCTTGTTCCgtacaaaataaaaacttgtaCATTTTATGATGGTAGACActcaaatataaataaaaatacaatgcaatacatttttaaaaacaattttgaagTCAGATTTTCAGACTGCTTCATGACCTCTCGTTTCTCATTTTGTATTATCTATCGAAAGAGGAAATGACCCGTAAACACAGATTGACGAGCGTCGACCTTTGACCCTGATTGAAGTGTAACCTTAACGACGTCACCAGCGTTGAGTCTCAATATTGCTACACTTGTACTTGTATCATACTGTTGATCCTGTGAATCCGTCCAAGTATATCCGAACTCCTTTCCGTTCACATCCAATATAGTACCGACATCCTCTTCTCCGAACGTCTCCACAGACCACGTGATGTGGTACACGCCACTGACACCACATGTGAACTCACCGGTTGTGTTGTCATAGCAACCACCTTCGTTTAGATAAACTTTATCAAATACAACTGGATTTGTTTCTGTATCCACGCTCACGGCAGCATAGAACGCAATTGATGGCCTCTGTTCTGTAAAGGACAGAAAATAACTTATTAAGAAGGACAGGAGATGAGTAATACTTACGTAAATGCGTTGAACAGCAAGACGCCTTCGCTTCCGGAACATGTTATcttaaatattacattttgtttatagcATGCCCTCCTATTTAATTATGTAAGTACACAGTAACAATAAAGGTTATTGTACATAGACTTGCAACGATGTAAATTAGATGATAATAAATAACAAGTGACAAAAACATAATAGAAATCAATGCGAGAAAAACGTAGTTTAAGATTTTCAAATGTAAGAATGTCACGTACTTGGTCGTATTTTCTTTAGTCCAAGACCTTTTTTTAACACGATCGGTCTAATGCGCCAACATACATAATTTATTATCGTTCTCTTCATCCCTGtcatatcaaaatcaaagaaagCTACACAACTTTTTTTTCGATTATTAtgacgaaaaaaaaacaatcgctAACTTTATGCATTTCTCTTGAAGACCACAGATGAGCGGCAACCAAGTTCAACGCCAACCAAGTTAACGGTTTGGCGATCTAGAGATCGATGTACATCAGAGGATCAAacttcaatattttcatttagatGTTAACAGAAATATCAACAGAGTATAGCAACATGTATAGAAACATACTGTTCCTCCCGATAAAGAAAGACATGGACAATAACAGCTTCCTCACAGACAGTTCCATCATCAATGTCTGATACATTTGGAAATCACATAGCATGCCCGATGGAGCGACCAAAAACTCATTATGTTTAATTCAGtgcaataacatatatatatatatatatttaaatcacaGGAAGTGTGTTTAATGCACTACAGCCAATGCAAATTGCTATGATGACTAATAAGTTGCATCAATTCGCTCACATGACTGGAATGAGATAGGTCTTCtgtttcataaatacacattggTACTTATTAGACATATGTTAAAGATATTAGAATATTGTTACCGTAGCTATGGCAACcggata contains these protein-coding regions:
- the LOC117315310 gene encoding complement C1q-like protein 2 is translated as MYFILYILLISDTATQPLTNRDDSLLRRCPGVDHQLLQILRIENSDLRKQLSVYNSKLRNFQQQMEYLQTIIHDLSYKYETLNAVFMETGTPKLPDVSPDQPRDPGTTVGEPNTEQRPSIAFYAAVSVDTETNPVVFDKVYLNEGGCYDNTTGEFTCGVSGVYHITWSVETFGEEDVGTILDVNGKEFGYTWTDSQDQQYDTSTSVAILRLNAGDVVKVTLQSGSKVDARQSVFTGHFLFR